The following proteins are co-located in the Deferribacter autotrophicus genome:
- a CDS encoding 2-oxoacid:acceptor oxidoreductase subunit alpha produces MAKNVQFMMGNHAVAEGALYAGCRFYGGYPITPSTEIAERMAERLPQVGGRFIQMEDEIAAMASVIGASLAGAKALTATSGPGFSLKQENLGFAALCEIPVVIVDVMRGGPSTGMPTGPSQSDVMQAKWGTHGDHPIIAVTPASVQEQFNETVRAFNLAEKYRCPVLVLTDAIIGQMMESLVIPEPGELEVIDRLQPDCPPEEYLPYDMDKDINPMPAFGSGYRYHVTGLHHDETGFPTNDPVLHTKNTKRLIEKLEKNYDDIVKVEEFYCDDADILVFAIGVTARSAKDAVLQAREQGIKVGLVRPLTIWPFPDKHLDKLISANNVKGIVVPEMNLGQMKFEVERVAKGRCEVEGLYSLMLDPILPSEILEKIRRFA; encoded by the coding sequence GTGGCTAAAAATGTACAATTTATGATGGGTAATCATGCTGTAGCTGAAGGTGCATTGTATGCTGGTTGCCGTTTCTATGGTGGTTATCCCATTACACCTTCAACAGAAATTGCAGAAAGAATGGCTGAGAGATTACCACAGGTAGGTGGTAGATTTATACAGATGGAAGATGAAATTGCAGCGATGGCATCTGTAATTGGTGCTTCCCTTGCAGGTGCTAAGGCTTTGACTGCTACAAGTGGTCCTGGTTTTTCATTAAAACAGGAGAACCTTGGTTTTGCAGCACTTTGTGAAATTCCTGTTGTTATTGTGGATGTAATGAGAGGAGGTCCATCCACAGGTATGCCTACTGGTCCAAGCCAGTCTGATGTTATGCAGGCAAAGTGGGGGACACATGGTGATCACCCAATAATTGCTGTAACTCCTGCATCAGTACAAGAGCAATTTAATGAGACAGTTAGAGCTTTTAATTTGGCTGAAAAATACAGATGTCCAGTGCTGGTTCTTACAGATGCTATTATTGGGCAGATGATGGAATCCCTTGTTATTCCTGAACCTGGTGAGCTTGAAGTTATTGACAGACTTCAGCCTGATTGTCCACCAGAAGAATATTTGCCTTATGATATGGATAAAGATATTAACCCAATGCCTGCATTTGGTTCCGGATACAGATATCATGTAACTGGTTTGCATCACGATGAAACAGGTTTTCCAACTAATGATCCTGTGCTTCATACAAAAAATACAAAAAGATTGATCGAAAAATTAGAGAAAAATTATGATGATATAGTTAAGGTTGAAGAATTTTACTGCGATGATGCAGATATTCTTGTTTTTGCAATTGGTGTGACTGCAAGATCTGCTAAGGATGCTGTTCTTCAAGCAAGAGAGCAAGGTATTAAAGTAGGACTTGTAAGACCGCTTACTATTTGGCCATTCCCAGATAAGCACCTTGATAAACTTATTAGTGCTAATAATGTTAAAGGTATTGTAGTTCCTGAAATGAACCTTGGACAGATGAAATTTGAGGTTGAAAGGGTTGCTAAAGGTCGTTGTGAAGTGGAAGGCTTGTACAGCTTAATGCTTGATCCAATATTGCCTTCTGAGATCTTAGAGAAAATTAGGAGGTTTGCTTAA
- a CDS encoding 2-oxoacid:ferredoxin oxidoreductase subunit beta — protein sequence MAYDYSRFLRNEKLPHIWCPGCTYGIVLKSFIRAIDSLGWDKNEIVVASGIGCCSRLPGYVDFNTLHTTHGRSIAFATGVKIANPKLKVIALGGDGDMTAIGGNHFIHACRRNIDITVLVFNNNIYGMTGAQYSPTTPKGAWATTAPYGMPENNFDVVNLAIGAGASFVARSTAYHATHCEKMIKEALLHKGLSVVEIINACPTGFGRKNKFKSPTSMLLWMKDKAVQKAKADKMSPEELADKLVIGVLHKEEKPEYVESYDATVGLNKGE from the coding sequence ATGGCTTACGATTACAGTAGATTTTTAAGAAATGAGAAGCTTCCTCATATATGGTGTCCCGGTTGTACTTATGGTATTGTTTTAAAATCATTTATCAGGGCAATTGACAGCCTTGGTTGGGATAAAAATGAAATAGTTGTTGCATCAGGGATTGGTTGTTGTAGTAGATTACCAGGTTATGTAGATTTCAATACCTTACATACAACTCATGGTCGTTCCATTGCTTTTGCAACGGGTGTTAAGATTGCCAATCCTAAATTGAAAGTTATAGCGCTTGGTGGCGATGGAGATATGACTGCCATTGGTGGTAACCATTTTATCCATGCTTGTAGAAGAAACATTGATATCACTGTATTAGTGTTCAATAACAATATCTACGGTATGACAGGTGCTCAGTATTCACCAACAACTCCAAAGGGAGCATGGGCTACTACTGCACCATACGGTATGCCAGAAAACAATTTTGATGTTGTAAATCTTGCAATTGGTGCTGGAGCATCTTTTGTTGCTAGAAGTACTGCTTACCATGCGACTCATTGCGAAAAGATGATTAAAGAAGCACTTTTGCATAAAGGATTGAGTGTGGTAGAAATAATCAATGCTTGTCCAACAGGATTTGGTAGGAAAAATAAATTTAAATCTCCTACTTCTATGTTATTGTGGATGAAGGATAAGGCTGTTCAAAAGGCTAAAGCTGATAAGATGAGTCCTGAAGAGTTAGCAGATAAACTTGTAATCGGTGTACTTCATAAAGAAGAGAAACCAGAATATGTTGAAAGCTATGATGCTACAGTTGGATTAAATAAAGGAGAGTAA
- a CDS encoding 2-oxoacid:acceptor oxidoreductase family protein — translation MARIDIRLSGSGGQGMITSGAILGIAAVYDGKNAVQTKSYGPEARGGAARAEVVISEEEINYVKVIDADILVALTQEAADKFSSAVKEGGIVIIDELMVKNPPEGNFKVYTLPIIKTAAEKVGKSLVANIVTLGALNEISNIVSFESLEKAVLSKVPKGTEELNKKALAAGREIAKAVL, via the coding sequence ATGGCAAGAATAGACATAAGATTAAGTGGATCTGGTGGACAGGGTATGATTACCTCTGGCGCAATCCTAGGGATTGCTGCTGTATATGATGGTAAAAATGCTGTTCAAACAAAGTCTTACGGTCCTGAGGCAAGAGGTGGTGCAGCAAGGGCTGAAGTTGTTATTAGTGAAGAAGAGATTAATTATGTAAAAGTTATTGATGCTGATATCCTTGTTGCTCTGACTCAAGAGGCTGCTGATAAATTTTCATCAGCAGTGAAGGAAGGTGGCATTGTAATTATTGATGAGCTTATGGTTAAAAATCCTCCAGAAGGTAACTTTAAAGTATATACTTTGCCAATAATTAAGACAGCTGCAGAAAAAGTAGGTAAATCTCTTGTGGCTAACATCGTAACATTGGGTGCTCTAAATGAAATTTCTAATATTGTATCTTTTGAATCTCTTGAAAAAGCAGTTTTAAGTAAGGTACCAAAAGGTACTGAAGAGCTAAATAAAAAGGCTCTTGCTGCTGGACGAGAGATAGCTAAAGCTGTTTTATAA
- a CDS encoding succinate dehydrogenase assembly factor 2 translates to MDIKNSVEYKKCIFLASRRAMLENELLLKEFVQEFVPKNYTLDEIKEFNIFLEKIYDNDLFDVIFGIKPAEYYSNKYPGRFLTDIENFAFENNRILKIKNKIKSE, encoded by the coding sequence ATGGATATTAAAAACAGTGTGGAATATAAAAAGTGTATCTTTTTAGCATCTCGAAGAGCTATGCTTGAGAATGAATTATTGTTAAAAGAGTTTGTGCAAGAATTTGTTCCTAAAAATTATACATTGGATGAGATAAAAGAATTTAATATCTTTTTAGAAAAGATCTATGATAACGATTTGTTTGATGTAATTTTTGGAATCAAACCTGCTGAATATTATTCTAATAAATATCCAGGAAGATTCTTAACAGATATTGAAAACTTTGCTTTTGAGAATAATAGAATTTTAAAGATTAAAAATAAAATTAAAAGTGAATAA
- a CDS encoding succinate dehydrogenase iron-sulfur subunit, whose amino-acid sequence MSKYVTFEIFRYDPEKDKEPYYKSYKVEIRRPGMLILEGLNQIKWEQDPTLAFRRSCREGVCGSDGINVNGVNMLSCITKIEDLGSDHLVIQPLPGMPVMRDLVVDVTDFFNKFITVKPYLIRKSPTPDKEYYQSPEDRKKLDGLYECILCGCCSSSCPSYWADKDYLGPNAFLRAWRYLADSRDEGADERLPILNDKHGVWRCHTIYNCVEACPKELNPTKAIVEIRRMLMNRNY is encoded by the coding sequence ATGAGCAAATATGTAACCTTTGAAATATTTAGATACGACCCTGAAAAAGATAAAGAACCATATTACAAAAGTTATAAAGTTGAAATACGTAGACCAGGAATGCTTATCCTTGAAGGTCTCAACCAGATTAAATGGGAACAAGACCCTACATTAGCATTCAGAAGATCCTGTAGAGAAGGTGTTTGTGGTTCTGATGGTATTAATGTTAACGGTGTTAATATGCTTTCATGTATTACTAAGATTGAAGATCTTGGTTCAGACCATCTTGTAATCCAACCTTTGCCAGGTATGCCTGTTATGAGAGACCTTGTTGTAGATGTAACTGACTTCTTTAATAAATTTATCACTGTAAAACCTTATTTAATCAGAAAATCTCCAACACCTGATAAAGAATATTATCAATCACCTGAAGATAGGAAAAAACTTGACGGACTTTATGAATGTATCCTTTGCGGTTGTTGTTCATCATCATGTCCGTCTTATTGGGCAGATAAAGACTACCTCGGTCCAAATGCGTTCTTAAGAGCTTGGAGATATTTAGCTGACTCAAGGGATGAAGGTGCTGATGAAAGATTGCCAATCTTAAATGATAAGCATGGTGTATGGAGATGTCATACAATCTACAACTGCGTTGAGGCATGTCCAAAAGAACTTAATCCAACAAAAGCTATTGTCGAAATCAGAAGAATGTTAATGAATAGAAACTATTAA
- the sdhA gene encoding succinate dehydrogenase flavoprotein subunit, translating to MSVKVEYHKFDVVIVGAGGAGLNAAQVASQYCRTAVISEVYPTRSHTISAQGGISAALGNLEEDHWHWHMFDTVKGSDYLADQDACEYMTKLAPEMIIELEHIGLPFSRTPEGKIAQRPFGGHTAEFGKRPVKRACYAADRTGHAMLQTLYEKSIAQGTHFFSEFYALELLTNEGAVNGVLCWDIQNGGFHIFHAKAIVFATGGSCRVYKTNSNAHINTGDGLALAMRAGFTWSDAEFVQFHPTGIYGAGNLITEGVRGEGGYLLNANGERFMEKYAPTIKDLAPRDIVSRSMMREILAGRGVGPKKDHILLKIDHIGADAIMEKLPGIHELALVFAGVDCTKEPIPVVPTAHYQNGGIPTNYLTQVVLGTMDKPEETVPGFFAAGECAAASVHGANRLGTNSLLDLVVFGRTAGEQAAKWAKENPLVPLKENAGDFGVKLLQKFANANGKYTFGPIYDELIETMQMNVSVFRTEESLTKAIEKIEELQNKMDDFKVNDKSNIYNLELIEALELNNMLLVAKAIAKAALERKESRGGHYRDDYPDRDDENFLKHTEVYSDPEGRDVEIKYRPVRMKPLTVDPFPPKPRVY from the coding sequence ATGTCTGTGAAAGTAGAATATCATAAGTTTGATGTTGTAATAGTTGGTGCAGGTGGTGCAGGTCTTAACGCTGCACAAGTTGCTTCCCAATATTGTAGAACTGCAGTTATTTCAGAAGTATATCCAACAAGAAGCCATACAATTTCAGCTCAGGGTGGTATTTCTGCTGCCCTTGGTAACTTAGAAGAAGATCATTGGCATTGGCATATGTTTGACACGGTTAAAGGTTCAGATTATCTTGCTGACCAAGACGCATGTGAATATATGACCAAGTTAGCTCCAGAAATGATCATAGAACTTGAGCACATCGGTCTTCCATTCAGTAGGACACCTGAAGGTAAAATTGCTCAAAGACCTTTTGGTGGTCATACTGCTGAATTTGGTAAAAGACCAGTTAAAAGAGCATGCTACGCTGCAGACCGTACAGGTCATGCTATGCTTCAAACTTTATATGAAAAATCTATAGCTCAAGGTACACATTTCTTCAGTGAATTTTATGCTCTTGAGCTTTTGACTAATGAAGGTGCTGTAAATGGTGTCCTTTGCTGGGATATCCAAAATGGAGGATTTCACATTTTCCATGCTAAAGCTATAGTATTCGCTACTGGAGGTAGTTGTAGAGTTTATAAAACAAATTCAAATGCTCATATAAACACTGGTGATGGTTTAGCTCTTGCTATGAGAGCTGGATTCACATGGAGTGATGCAGAATTTGTTCAGTTCCATCCAACAGGCATTTACGGAGCAGGAAACCTTATCACAGAAGGTGTACGTGGTGAAGGTGGATATCTTTTAAACGCAAATGGCGAAAGATTCATGGAAAAATATGCACCAACAATTAAAGATCTTGCTCCAAGAGACATTGTATCTCGTTCTATGATGAGAGAAATATTAGCTGGACGTGGTGTTGGACCTAAAAAAGATCATATTTTATTAAAAATAGACCATATAGGCGCTGATGCCATTATGGAAAAATTACCAGGTATTCATGAACTAGCTCTTGTATTTGCTGGTGTTGACTGTACAAAAGAACCAATTCCTGTTGTTCCAACAGCTCACTATCAAAACGGTGGTATCCCAACTAATTACTTAACACAAGTTGTTCTTGGAACCATGGATAAACCTGAAGAAACTGTTCCAGGATTTTTTGCAGCTGGTGAATGTGCTGCTGCTTCTGTACATGGTGCAAACAGATTGGGTACAAACTCACTTCTTGACCTTGTAGTATTTGGTAGAACTGCTGGAGAACAAGCTGCAAAATGGGCTAAAGAAAACCCACTTGTACCACTCAAAGAAAACGCTGGTGACTTTGGCGTTAAACTTCTACAAAAATTTGCTAATGCAAACGGAAAATATACATTTGGACCTATTTACGATGAATTAATTGAAACTATGCAAATGAATGTTAGTGTGTTTAGAACAGAAGAATCACTTACAAAAGCAATCGAAAAAATTGAAGAATTACAGAATAAAATGGATGATTTTAAAGTAAATGATAAATCTAACATTTACAACCTTGAATTAATTGAGGCTCTTGAACTTAACAATATGCTTCTTGTTGCTAAAGCTATAGCAAAAGCTGCATTAGAAAGAAAAGAATCTCGTGGTGGTCATTATAGAGATGACTATCCAGATAGAGACGATGAAAACTTCCTTAAACATACAGAGGTTTATTCTGATCCTGAAGGTCGTGATGTTGAAATTAAATACCGTCCAGTAAGGATGAAACCATTAACAGTGGATCCATTCCCACCAAAACCAAGAGTATATTAA
- a CDS encoding succinate dehydrogenase, hydrophobic membrane anchor protein, translating into MKYYKFMGSSDRGVFEWLMQRISGVILILVIFIHFFSMIKSGEWGLKKIVLGPLFAFGIFHTLNGFKMITDDYVSSPIWRAIILAIYWIVGITLAILALSVVASL; encoded by the coding sequence ATGAAATATTATAAGTTCATGGGTTCAAGTGACAGAGGTGTTTTTGAATGGTTAATGCAAAGGATATCCGGTGTTATCCTTATCCTTGTTATCTTTATACACTTCTTCTCTATGATTAAAAGCGGTGAGTGGGGGCTTAAAAAAATCGTTCTCGGACCTCTTTTTGCATTTGGTATTTTCCACACTTTGAATGGTTTCAAAATGATTACAGATGATTACGTTTCAAGCCCTATTTGGAGAGCTATAATTCTTGCTATCTATTGGATAGTTGGTATTACTTTGGCCATTCTCGCTTTAAGTGTTGTTGCATCTTTATAA
- a CDS encoding succinate dehydrogenase, cytochrome b556 subunit gives MPRKDLYVYPKKVSYRKHTGMVAWLLHRITGVILGLYLIFHILGKAGVAEWFTSITANAGVRAVVFLTFIYHAFNGFRIVLIDFGNGAEKGVFAKQFMVVIFLVIVVFIIGAIPIFS, from the coding sequence ATGCCAAGAAAAGATCTGTATGTGTATCCCAAAAAAGTCTCTTATCGTAAACACACCGGAATGGTAGCATGGTTGCTACACAGAATAACCGGTGTAATCTTAGGTCTTTACCTAATTTTCCATATTCTCGGCAAAGCAGGTGTAGCTGAGTGGTTTACCAGCATTACTGCAAATGCCGGAGTAAGAGCTGTTGTATTTTTAACATTTATCTATCATGCCTTTAACGGTTTTAGAATTGTTCTGATCGACTTTGGAAATGGAGCAGAAAAGGGTGTTTTTGCAAAACAGTTTATGGTGGTTATTTTCTTAGTAATAGTAGTATTCATCATAGGCGCTATACCTATATTTTCATAA
- a CDS encoding GGDEF domain-containing protein translates to MINYVRRNILFLLFTVFILIFEVSNNVNNKQIIITTLYLLFCIVAIQYIDEDDEYIFHIIFVILLGFLSYFSKSTFLYLQCLAVVFLFFQSKFYYLKLLFVFGLYGFDLLFLNVPLLSDFSFIYISLIVSALTARFLILSLLDKINELSITDDLTGLLNQKGFFKKFEDEYYRSVRYNKNFTLMMLDSDDLKRINDTYGHKYGTYVILFIAEEIKKNIRRTDFACRYGGDEFMICLVETPIENGMKLAERLKETIAMKPIFTDKGKSFNITVSIGAVGYPESSEKIYELLDMVDKAMYQAKNKGKNQVCLLTKNSSSKEMDGN, encoded by the coding sequence ATGATTAATTATGTGCGTAGAAATATTTTATTCTTATTATTTACAGTTTTTATCTTAATATTTGAAGTGAGTAATAATGTAAATAATAAGCAGATAATAATTACTACACTATATTTATTGTTCTGTATTGTTGCAATACAGTACATTGATGAGGATGATGAATATATATTCCACATAATATTTGTTATACTGTTGGGATTTTTATCATATTTTTCAAAGAGTACATTTCTGTATTTACAATGTTTAGCTGTTGTGTTTTTGTTTTTTCAGTCAAAATTTTATTATCTAAAGCTTTTGTTTGTTTTTGGATTATATGGGTTTGACTTATTGTTTTTGAATGTTCCTCTTCTTTCGGATTTCAGTTTTATTTATATTTCATTGATTGTATCTGCTCTGACTGCAAGGTTTTTAATATTAAGTTTATTGGATAAAATAAATGAATTATCTATTACTGATGATTTGACAGGTTTATTAAATCAAAAAGGGTTCTTTAAAAAGTTTGAAGACGAATATTATAGGTCTGTAAGGTATAATAAGAATTTTACACTTATGATGCTAGATTCTGATGATCTGAAAAGGATAAACGATACATATGGGCATAAATATGGAACATATGTTATTCTTTTTATTGCTGAAGAGATAAAGAAAAACATAAGAAGAACAGATTTTGCTTGCAGATATGGCGGTGATGAATTCATGATATGCCTTGTGGAAACTCCCATAGAGAATGGGATGAAACTAGCTGAAAGACTAAAGGAAACAATTGCTATGAAACCGATTTTTACAGATAAAGGGAAAAGTTTTAATATTACAGTGAGTATTGGGGCTGTGGGTTATCCTGAAAGTTCTGAAAAAATTTATGAACTTTTAGATATGGTAGATAAGGCTATGTATCAAGCAAAAAATAAAGGAAAAAACCAGGTTTGTCTTTTGACTAAAAATTCATCGAGTAAAGAAATGGATGGAAATTAG
- the amrA gene encoding AmmeMemoRadiSam system protein A: MNSLSEESKKYLLMVARKSIEEKFKGKLFEPKDIPDELNFQSGCFVSLHDENKNLRGCIGNFRNDINIVFNVRDMAIEAAFSDPRFAPLRRDELEKIDIEISVLTPMQRVRDIEEIVVGKDGLYVVKGFFRGVLLPQVAVQHGWDKYEFLSYTCMKAGLPFDEWKKSDIDIYKFQAIIFDEVSLGLKEVLNY; the protein is encoded by the coding sequence ATGAATAGTTTGAGTGAAGAATCAAAAAAATATTTATTAATGGTAGCAAGAAAGAGTATTGAAGAGAAGTTTAAAGGAAAACTTTTTGAGCCTAAAGATATCCCTGATGAATTAAATTTTCAGTCAGGCTGTTTTGTGTCTTTACATGATGAAAATAAGAATTTAAGGGGTTGTATAGGTAATTTTAGAAATGACATAAATATTGTTTTCAACGTTAGGGATATGGCGATAGAGGCTGCTTTTAGCGATCCCAGATTTGCACCTTTAAGACGGGATGAGCTTGAAAAGATTGATATAGAAATTTCTGTTTTGACCCCGATGCAAAGAGTAAGAGATATTGAAGAAATTGTTGTAGGAAAAGACGGACTTTATGTTGTTAAAGGTTTTTTTAGAGGTGTTTTGTTACCACAGGTGGCAGTGCAACATGGATGGGATAAATATGAATTTTTATCATATACATGTATGAAAGCTGGATTACCATTTGATGAGTGGAAAAAGAGTGATATTGATATATACAAGTTTCAGGCAATTATATTTGATGAAGTTTCATTAGGCTTGAAAGAGGTTTTGAACTATTAA
- a CDS encoding indolepyruvate ferredoxin oxidoreductase subunit alpha: MVAENIVFYSTEEIINKFINDLRFELIYKESLFLLEIKNTTFLPTLNSFKILNSSAITGIKTIAFYHKIPNINEIHLIKSPFIIISRKLPDTIQLPTIFIKRINLLTKHLMLAYKLSAETKLPVNVVISPSILNNITKETEIEPEHTVIKPYLTMNNLELPNREELLEHFQLAETILNQEFKNHGISDTVSFYNHNFEFLPYLIPHIKNNYLINLENLKNIHIFQNELQFFENLIHSFGLKIHFNILSTNREVTVKQYFCPGCPFVSIKELLNNDLFVFSSIRCDVIYDVFNLKHLSFSEYYGLTLKPLQKDTLFIGNISEINHNLVNSLKPHQRVILFQDTNDDICVSIPKIKKLKKLPSSSFIFPYSCENIPKQKSLTIKEKKCKCLLSNKPPVCIEKSSCPALFEKDNKKISINDSLCVGCAYCKSFCPYGAIK, from the coding sequence ATGGTTGCTGAAAATATAGTTTTTTACAGTACAGAAGAAATAATAAATAAATTCATAAACGATTTAAGGTTTGAGCTAATTTATAAAGAAAGTCTCTTCCTGTTAGAAATTAAAAACACTACCTTTCTACCAACTCTTAATTCTTTTAAAATACTCAATTCTTCAGCCATTACTGGGATAAAAACCATAGCCTTTTACCATAAAATACCTAACATTAACGAAATTCATTTAATAAAAAGCCCATTTATAATTATTTCTAGAAAGCTTCCTGATACTATTCAGTTACCCACTATATTTATTAAAAGAATTAATTTATTAACAAAACATTTAATGCTTGCTTACAAATTGTCAGCAGAAACAAAGCTCCCTGTCAATGTAGTAATATCTCCCTCTATTTTAAACAACATCACTAAAGAGACTGAAATAGAACCAGAACACACAGTTATCAAACCTTACTTAACTATGAATAATTTGGAGTTACCAAATAGAGAAGAACTTTTGGAGCACTTTCAACTAGCAGAAACCATATTGAACCAAGAATTTAAAAATCATGGAATCTCAGATACTGTCTCATTTTACAATCATAATTTTGAATTTTTACCTTATTTGATACCTCATATAAAAAATAATTATCTAATAAATCTTGAAAATCTGAAAAATATCCACATCTTTCAAAACGAACTACAATTTTTTGAAAACTTGATACATAGTTTTGGTCTTAAAATTCATTTTAATATATTATCAACTAATAGAGAAGTAACTGTAAAACAATACTTTTGCCCAGGTTGCCCCTTTGTCAGTATTAAGGAATTGCTAAACAACGATTTATTTGTATTTAGCAGCATCAGATGTGACGTAATATATGACGTTTTTAATCTGAAACATTTATCATTTTCAGAATATTATGGGCTTACTTTAAAACCTCTGCAAAAAGATACACTCTTTATAGGAAACATTTCTGAAATAAACCATAACCTTGTTAACAGTCTAAAACCACATCAAAGAGTAATTCTTTTTCAAGACACGAATGATGATATTTGTGTATCAATACCAAAAATTAAAAAATTAAAAAAATTACCTTCATCCAGCTTTATTTTTCCCTATTCATGCGAAAATATCCCAAAGCAAAAATCTTTAACCATCAAAGAGAAAAAATGTAAATGTCTTTTATCAAACAAACCACCAGTATGTATAGAAAAATCGAGTTGTCCTGCATTGTTTGAAAAAGACAACAAAAAAATATCCATTAATGATTCACTTTGTGTTGGATGTGCATACTGTAAATCTTTTTGTCCATATGGAGCGATAAAATGA
- a CDS encoding aspartate aminotransferase family protein, which yields MSYVMNTYNRYELEFVKGEGSYLFDKKGNKYLDFASGIAVTNLGHGNSEISKVICEQAKKLLHTSNLYRIPVQEELAELISKRSFGGKVFFCNSGAEANEAAIKLARIYGNKKYDGVKYKIVTMINSFHGRTFAALSATGQDKVKKGFEPILDFFVSVPFNDYDALYEVVKNEDVVAVMLEPIQGEGGLIAANRAYLQKVRELCDKMDMLLIFDEVQTGIGRTGYLFAYQLYGVEPDVMTLAKGLGNGVPIGAMIAKERFAEYFTPGTHASTFGGNYLACAVGKKVLELVDDELLENVKKKGAYFRLKLKELFYNKGEVRGEGLLLGVSLKGVSNTDFINECYKVYLLCVPAGDNVVRLYPSLIVSYEEIDECIDKLKRVVERLWG from the coding sequence ATGAGCTACGTAATGAACACTTATAACAGGTACGAACTTGAATTTGTGAAAGGTGAAGGTTCATATCTTTTTGATAAAAAAGGAAATAAATACCTTGATTTTGCTTCAGGTATAGCCGTTACAAATCTTGGACATGGAAACAGTGAGATTAGTAAAGTTATTTGTGAGCAAGCAAAGAAATTGTTACATACATCAAATCTTTATAGAATACCGGTTCAGGAAGAACTAGCAGAGCTGATTTCTAAAAGAAGTTTCGGTGGTAAAGTATTTTTTTGTAATTCAGGAGCAGAAGCCAATGAGGCAGCTATAAAACTTGCAAGAATCTATGGGAATAAAAAATATGATGGCGTAAAATACAAGATTGTTACAATGATAAATTCTTTTCATGGGCGTACATTTGCTGCACTTTCTGCTACAGGGCAGGATAAAGTAAAAAAAGGTTTTGAACCAATACTGGATTTTTTTGTGTCTGTTCCTTTTAATGATTATGATGCTCTTTATGAGGTTGTTAAAAATGAAGATGTCGTGGCTGTGATGTTAGAGCCAATTCAGGGTGAGGGTGGTCTTATAGCTGCAAATAGGGCTTATTTACAAAAAGTGAGAGAATTGTGTGATAAGATGGATATGTTGTTAATTTTTGATGAGGTGCAAACAGGTATAGGGAGAACAGGTTATTTATTTGCTTATCAATTATATGGTGTTGAACCAGATGTTATGACACTTGCAAAAGGGCTTGGAAATGGTGTTCCTATTGGTGCAATGATAGCAAAGGAAAGGTTTGCAGAATATTTTACTCCTGGGACCCATGCTTCGACCTTTGGTGGGAATTATTTGGCTTGTGCTGTAGGAAAAAAAGTCTTAGAACTTGTTGATGATGAATTATTAGAAAATGTTAAGAAAAAAGGTGCTTATTTTAGATTAAAATTAAAGGAGTTATTTTATAATAAAGGTGAAGTAAGAGGTGAAGGACTATTGCTTGGAGTTTCTTTAAAGGGTGTAAGTAATACTGATTTTATAAATGAATGTTATAAGGTATATTTACTTTGTGTTCCTGCTGGTGATAATGTTGTTAGGTTGTATCCTTCATTAATTGTAAGTTATGAAGAAATTGATGAGTGTATTGATAAACTAAAAAGAGTTGTAGAAAGATTGTGGGGGTAA